In Candidatus Woesebacteria bacterium, one DNA window encodes the following:
- a CDS encoding DedA family protein, which translates to MDTLVIIAKIERLFDQFGYLIVFFSSLIEITPFGWIIPGGLVLATAGFFTYNKAYALAKILVSGWLGAWFSLVGAYILGKRTGMWLVKKLKQEKNAQRAKRMLDKNGPIILTSSMLANLTRFWSAYVAGVEKYSFLRFLIYSGAASFTWVALMVFIGFLGGSERGQIENLLRKTGAMSWIILGIVGIIIFLSIKSDKKENENNSN; encoded by the coding sequence ATGGACACTTTGGTTATTATCGCTAAAATTGAAAGATTGTTTGATCAATTTGGTTATCTTATTGTCTTTTTTTCAAGCTTAATTGAAATCACTCCCTTTGGGTGGATAATTCCAGGCGGACTTGTCTTGGCAACCGCCGGCTTCTTTACCTACAATAAAGCTTACGCTCTTGCCAAAATCTTAGTAAGCGGCTGGTTGGGAGCCTGGTTTTCGCTTGTTGGGGCATACATACTAGGAAAAAGAACAGGAATGTGGTTGGTTAAAAAATTAAAACAAGAAAAAAACGCACAAAGAGCAAAAAGAATGCTTGATAAAAACGGACCAATAATTTTAACTTCATCAATGCTTGCAAATTTAACACGATTCTGGTCGGCTTATGTTGCTGGGGTTGAGAAATACTCATTCTTGCGTTTCCTTATTTACTCGGGTGCGGCTTCATTCACATGGGTTGCTCTAATGGTTTTTATTGGGTTTTTGGGAGGCAGCGAAAGAGGACAAATAGAAAACCTCTTAAGAAAAACCGGGGCCATGTCATGGATAATTCTGGGAATAGTTGGCATTATCATCTTTCTTTCAATCAAATCCGACAAGAAAGAAAATGAAAATAATTCAAATTGA
- a CDS encoding TsaC protein (YrdC domain) required for threonylcarbamoyladenosine t(6)A37 modification in tRNA, which yields MKIIQIEKVNIDKICDVLKKGGLVIMPTETVYGAFVDATNPKAVEKLNQYKKRPFGKPYSVAVSDQKMAERYVFLNETAKNLYQNFLPGPLTIISKGKGKAAKGVESETGTLGIRIPDYKLVIEVIKKYGKPLTATSANQSYKKTPYRVSDILENISEKQKGLIDIIIDAGTLPPNKPSTVIDTTGDDALILRKGDVEIKDKKEFLSKSEKETEELTKEIWLKFKKFKGQRAIIFALEGEMGAGKTIFTKGLAKALGVKEEIVSPTYDLLIEYQTQEKVSLVHIDTWRMIEPSEIEEVKLKDKISDHSVIAIEWADKVEQIIRKYNEEAIVIWVKIEYANKENQRKIFWGIL from the coding sequence ATGAAAATAATTCAAATTGAAAAAGTAAATATAGATAAAATCTGCGACGTCCTAAAAAAGGGTGGTCTTGTTATTATGCCAACCGAAACTGTTTATGGCGCTTTTGTTGACGCAACGAACCCCAAAGCGGTAGAAAAGCTCAATCAATATAAAAAAAGGCCTTTTGGCAAGCCTTATTCGGTTGCAGTCTCGGATCAAAAGATGGCAGAAAGATATGTTTTTCTTAACGAAACTGCCAAGAATCTTTATCAAAATTTTCTGCCTGGTCCACTAACCATTATTTCAAAAGGCAAAGGTAAAGCAGCAAAAGGAGTTGAATCAGAAACAGGAACTTTAGGAATTAGGATCCCAGATTACAAATTAGTAATAGAGGTCATCAAAAAATACGGCAAGCCACTTACTGCCACATCCGCCAACCAAAGTTACAAGAAAACGCCTTATAGAGTAAGTGACATTCTAGAGAATATAAGCGAAAAACAAAAAGGGTTGATTGATATTATCATCGACGCCGGAACTCTGCCCCCCAACAAGCCATCAACTGTAATTGATACAACAGGAGATGACGCTTTGATCTTAAGAAAAGGAGACGTTGAAATTAAAGACAAAAAAGAATTCCTTTCAAAAAGCGAGAAAGAAACAGAAGAACTGACAAAAGAAATCTGGTTAAAATTTAAAAAATTCAAAGGGCAAAGAGCGATTATCTTTGCTTTGGAAGGAGAAATGGGAGCAGGAAAAACAATATTTACCAAAGGTTTAGCAAAAGCTTTGGGGGTAAAAGAGGAAATTGTCTCTCCAACTTATGACCTATTAATTGAATATCAAACCCAAGAAAAGGTCTCTCTGGTTCACATCGACACTTGGCGGATGATAGAGCCAAGCGAAATAGAAGAAGTAAAACTCAAAGACAAAATTTCAGACCACTCGGTAATTGCCATTGAATGGGCAGATAAAGTTGAACAGATAATACGTAAATACAACGAAGAAGCAATTGTAATTTGGGTTAAGATAGAATATGCCAACAAAGAAAATCAAAGAAAAATTTTCTGGGGCATACTATAA
- a CDS encoding Valyl-tRNA synthetase → MDKVWDHKAWEEKIYKSWETSGVFTPKPQKNKKQFSIIMPPPNANADLHIGHARFIAIQDILVRYHRMKGETTLWLPGADHAGIETQFVFEKKLKEEGKSRLDFKQEELYQMIWDYVQKNKVNMESQIRSLGASCDWSREKFTLDPKIVKIVYKTFKKLYDDGLVYRGNRIVNFCPRCGTAYSQLEIDTKEQEDELYYIDYGTITIATTRPETIFADAAVAVNPKDKRYQNLVGKKAIIPIIEKEIPIIADSLVDPDFGTGALKITPGHDATDFEIGQKHNLETILVINYEGKMINTPEKYIGLKAEVARDQVVSDLKEKGKIKKIEKIKHIIAICYKDKGLIEPLPYEQWFIKTKSLAEMALKAIKEKKVSFTSKKYEKIAIHWLKNLKDWNISRQIVWGIRIPAWYCNDCHNWTITDGKKPEKCSFCKSKNIIQDKDTFDTWFSSGQWPYATLLASGNIDNLETPLNSKSKEYSDFNFFYPTSLMETGYDIIPFWVIRMIMLGLYATGEVPFKEVLIHGLVRDKQGQKISKSKGNVINPLEMSTKYGTDALRMAMVWGAKVENDISLSEENIRGQRNFANKVWNIARFITLVSENKKWPKNIPDIKNKDDLRLWKKLNETIKKTTKYLDNYQLNLAAEEIYQFIWHTLADIYIEKIKIREGEKTRVRKDALPILQKSFEISLRLLHPFMPFITETIWQELKISKQKIIISEWPKL, encoded by the coding sequence ATGGACAAAGTCTGGGACCACAAAGCTTGGGAAGAAAAGATTTACAAATCTTGGGAAACCTCTGGTGTTTTTACCCCAAAACCCCAAAAAAATAAAAAACAATTCTCCATTATTATGCCGCCGCCTAACGCCAATGCCGATCTTCATATAGGTCATGCGCGCTTTATTGCCATCCAAGATATCTTGGTACGCTATCACAGGATGAAAGGAGAAACAACACTCTGGCTGCCTGGCGCTGATCATGCTGGAATTGAAACACAGTTTGTTTTTGAGAAAAAACTCAAAGAAGAAGGAAAAAGCCGACTCGACTTTAAACAAGAAGAGCTTTACCAAATGATATGGGATTACGTTCAGAAAAATAAGGTGAATATGGAAAGTCAAATCAGGTCGCTTGGCGCCTCTTGCGACTGGTCAAGAGAAAAGTTTACTCTTGACCCCAAAATAGTAAAAATTGTCTATAAAACATTTAAAAAACTTTACGATGATGGCCTTGTTTACCGGGGTAATAGAATTGTTAACTTCTGCCCTCGCTGTGGAACAGCTTACTCTCAACTTGAAATAGACACCAAAGAACAAGAAGATGAACTTTACTACATCGACTATGGAACTATTACCATCGCCACAACTCGTCCTGAAACTATATTTGCTGATGCTGCTGTTGCTGTTAATCCCAAAGACAAACGCTACCAAAATTTAGTCGGCAAAAAAGCTATTATTCCTATAATTGAAAAGGAAATCCCCATTATTGCCGATTCACTTGTAGATCCTGATTTTGGCACAGGTGCATTAAAGATAACTCCAGGCCATGATGCCACAGATTTTGAAATTGGACAAAAGCATAATCTTGAAACCATCCTTGTTATTAATTACGAAGGCAAGATGATCAACACCCCTGAAAAATATATAGGGCTAAAAGCAGAAGTAGCTCGAGATCAAGTAGTTAGTGACTTGAAAGAAAAAGGTAAAATCAAAAAAATAGAAAAAATAAAACACATAATAGCCATTTGCTATAAAGATAAAGGGTTAATAGAACCTTTACCTTACGAACAATGGTTTATCAAAACCAAAAGTCTTGCTGAAATGGCGCTCAAAGCAATCAAGGAGAAAAAAGTTTCTTTTACAAGCAAAAAATATGAAAAAATAGCTATACATTGGCTTAAAAACTTAAAAGACTGGAATATTTCAAGACAGATCGTCTGGGGAATAAGAATTCCTGCTTGGTATTGCAACGATTGCCATAATTGGACTATCACAGATGGTAAAAAACCTGAAAAATGCTCTTTTTGCAAAAGCAAAAATATTATTCAAGACAAAGATACTTTTGACACTTGGTTTTCCTCAGGTCAATGGCCATACGCAACTCTTTTGGCAAGTGGTAATATTGATAATCTTGAAACACCCCTTAATTCAAAATCAAAGGAATACTCCGACTTTAATTTCTTTTATCCAACATCTCTTATGGAAACAGGCTACGATATTATTCCCTTCTGGGTTATTAGGATGATAATGCTTGGGCTTTATGCCACTGGTGAAGTGCCATTCAAAGAAGTCTTAATCCATGGTTTGGTAAGAGATAAACAAGGCCAGAAAATTTCAAAATCAAAAGGCAATGTTATCAACCCACTTGAGATGTCAACCAAATATGGGACAGACGCCTTAAGAATGGCAATGGTTTGGGGAGCCAAAGTAGAAAATGATATTTCTTTATCTGAAGAAAATATTAGAGGACAAAGAAACTTCGCTAATAAAGTGTGGAATATTGCCCGTTTTATAACTCTTGTCTCAGAAAACAAAAAATGGCCAAAAAACATACCAGACATAAAAAATAAAGACGACCTGCGGCTTTGGAAAAAACTAAATGAAACAATAAAGAAAACGACCAAATATCTAGATAATTACCAGCTAAATTTGGCTGCTGAAGAAATTTACCAATTCATCTGGCACACTTTGGCTGACATTTATATTGAAAAAATAAAAATTAGAGAAGGAGAAAAGACAAGAGTTAGAAAAGATGCTTTGCCTATTTTGCAAAAGTCGTTTGAGATTTCTCTTAGACTTCTCCACCCTTTTATGCCATTTATTACAGAAACCATCTGGCAAGAATTGAAAATTTCCAAACAAAAGATAATAATCTCCGAATGGCCAAAACTATAA
- a CDS encoding LSU ribosomal protein L25p, which yields MKNTLSLKVEKRDVLGKKVKKLRREGLIPANIYGRKVKSEAVSVQKSDFDKVFKEAGETQIVNLELGKEKRPVLIHNIQKDPVTEDIIHIDFLQVDLKEKVTASIPVVGIGESPVEKQGLGTVVVYIDEIEVEALPTDLPEKMEVDLSSLQEVDQAILVKDLAFDTFKLEVKASPDEVVVKVEPVKEEIVQEAAPVEEAAAEEAEPQKEEDSSEAEEENNNNS from the coding sequence ATGAAAAATACTCTATCACTTAAAGTAGAAAAAAGGGATGTCTTGGGTAAGAAGGTAAAAAAGCTTCGTCGAGAAGGGCTTATCCCTGCGAATATTTATGGAAGAAAAGTAAAGTCTGAAGCAGTGAGTGTTCAGAAATCAGATTTTGATAAGGTTTTTAAAGAAGCAGGGGAAACTCAAATAGTCAACTTGGAATTGGGGAAAGAAAAAAGACCTGTTTTAATTCACAATATCCAAAAAGATCCTGTAACAGAAGATATAATTCATATTGATTTTCTTCAAGTTGATCTTAAGGAAAAAGTTACGGCTTCAATACCTGTGGTTGGAATTGGTGAATCGCCAGTTGAAAAACAAGGGTTGGGAACAGTGGTTGTTTATATTGATGAAATTGAGGTAGAAGCTTTGCCAACCGACTTGCCAGAAAAAATGGAAGTTGATTTATCTTCTCTTCAGGAGGTAGATCAGGCAATCTTGGTTAAGGATTTGGCTTTTGATACTTTTAAGTTAGAAGTTAAGGCGAGTCCTGATGAGGTAGTGGTTAAGGTAGAGCCTGTTAAGGAGGAAATAGTGCAAGAAGCTGCTCCTGTTGAAGAAGCTGCGGCTGAAGAAGCCGAGCCTCAAAAAGAAGAAGATTCTTCTGAGGCGGAGGAAGAAAATAACAATAATTCATAG
- a CDS encoding TsaD/Kae1/Qri7 protein, required for threonylcarbamoyladenosine t(6)A37 formation in tRNA produces MKNYILSIDTSCDETAAAITLDTKVIASKVWSQASLHAKFGGVYPSLAKRKHEERIDFVIKQTLKKAKLEIKDISAIAVTVGPGLAPALEVGIQKAKELSLTFKKPLFAVNHVEAHLLSPLIGKSFEEIKQYFPALGLVVSGGNTQLIFTKKPGKYKIIAETIDDALGEALDKGARALGLGYPGGPVLEKIAEEFKANKNLKNPLPLPFAGQEKLRKFSYSGLKTALVRLIEKIKKEKGRLKKEDIISLAYFYQERAFNHIERIVLFILKNQKEKPKSFLVGGGVAANNNLRKKLRKIAKSNNLKLIFPPQKKYCGDNAAMIGVALAINLKERSAKNVNPQKIDRIPRLKLTESKIY; encoded by the coding sequence ATGAAAAATTATATTCTCTCAATTGACACATCTTGCGATGAAACTGCAGCCGCTATAACTCTTGATACCAAGGTTATCGCGAGCAAAGTCTGGTCCCAAGCTTCTCTTCATGCCAAGTTTGGTGGGGTCTACCCTTCCCTTGCCAAAAGAAAACATGAGGAAAGGATTGATTTTGTTATTAAGCAAACGCTTAAAAAAGCAAAATTAGAAATAAAAGATATTTCAGCTATCGCCGTTACTGTAGGGCCAGGTCTTGCTCCCGCGCTTGAGGTTGGTATTCAAAAAGCAAAAGAATTGTCTCTTACATTTAAAAAACCACTTTTTGCTGTCAATCATGTTGAAGCACATCTTCTCTCACCCTTAATTGGAAAAAGCTTTGAGGAAATTAAACAATACTTTCCCGCTTTGGGATTAGTCGTCTCAGGGGGAAATACACAATTAATATTTACCAAAAAACCGGGAAAATATAAGATAATCGCTGAAACAATCGATGACGCTTTAGGTGAAGCACTTGACAAAGGAGCGCGTGCTCTGGGTTTGGGCTACCCCGGTGGGCCCGTTCTTGAAAAAATAGCTGAAGAATTCAAAGCCAATAAAAATCTCAAAAATCCCCTACCCCTTCCTTTTGCTGGGCAAGAAAAACTTAGGAAATTTAGTTATTCGGGCTTAAAAACTGCTCTTGTTAGACTAATTGAAAAAATAAAAAAAGAAAAAGGCAGGCTTAAAAAGGAAGATATCATAAGCCTTGCTTATTTTTACCAGGAAAGAGCTTTCAATCATATTGAAAGGATAGTTTTGTTTATTCTTAAAAACCAAAAAGAAAAACCAAAAAGCTTTCTTGTAGGTGGCGGGGTTGCCGCCAACAACAATCTTCGAAAAAAACTGCGCAAAATAGCAAAAAGCAACAACTTAAAATTAATTTTTCCACCTCAAAAAAAATACTGCGGTGACAATGCAGCAATGATAGGGGTTGCTCTTGCGATTAATCTCAAAGAAAGAAGTGCTAAAAATGTAAATCCTCAAAAAATAGACAGAATACCAAGGCTTAAATTGACTGAAAGCAAAATATATTAA